The Streptomyces noursei ATCC 11455 sequence CCTGTGGGTGGTGCTGGCGCTGGTGACCGTCAGGGTGGTGACGGCGCGCGGGACCTGAGCCGCGCCGCCGGGGCCCGTCGTCCGGCGGCGGTGCGGCGGCCGGGAATGGGGCTCAGAAGCGGAAGACCGGGCCGGTGGCGGCGTCCATCGTGCAGGCGTTGGGGAACTGCCGGTGCCAGGTGACGATCCTGCCGCGCCAGCGGCCGGAGGCGGCGACGGTGACCGGGTCGTACTCCCGGGTGCAGATGTGCGGGTCGCCCCGCAGCGCGTCGAGGTCGCCGTGGGCCGAGGCCAGCTCGGCGCAGGCGGCGGCGCCGTGCGGATGGGTGCCGCGGGTGTCCGGGCAGAAGAGCCGCACGCCGTGGATCCAGGTGTCGCCGGCGCCGGACACGGTCAGGAACAGGCCGTCGGAGACGTCCCGGTCGGTGGCGCGGGCCGATGCCACGCCGAATGCGGTGCACAGCGCCACGGTCACGCCCGCCGCCAGGACGGCGCGGGGGGTTCGGCGTCGGCGGCTCACGGGCATCGGGGTCTCCTGGAACGCTCGGGGCGGTGGCCCGGCGGGGCCGGGCGCCTGGACGGCGGACGGCGCCCGACGGCCCCCAGGCCACTCCCCCGCGCCCCGGCGCACAAGCGGCCACGCCGTGCGGTCGCCCGGACGGCCCTGTGGATCCGCGGGGCCCGATGGTGCGGTGACGGGCCGGCACGGTTACGGCCGACGGCTTCCGCGCCTACACTGACGGCCCTGGTCGTCCCCTGTGACCTGGCACGATCCGGCCGCACCGGCGGTCGGGGGGACGGGATAGGGGGCCGCGGTGCTGTATCAGGTGCTGAAGTACGTGCTGCTGGGGCCGCTGTTGCGGCTGCTCTTCCGGCCGCGGGTGGAGGGGCTGGCGCAGGTGCCCGAGGAGGGCCCGGCGATCATCGCGGGGAACCACCTGTCGTTCGCGGACCACTTCGTGATGCCGGCGATCGTGCCGCGCCGGGTGACGTTCCTGGCGAAGGCCGAGTACTTCACCGGGGCCGGTCTCAAGGGGCGGCTGACCGCTGCGTTCTTCCGCGGGGTCGGGCAGATCCCGGTGGACCGCTCCGGGGGCCGGGCGTCCGAGGCGGCGCTCTCCTCGGGGCTGGCGGTGCTGCGCAAGGGGCGGCTGCTGGGGATCTATCCGGAGGGCACCCGCTCGCACGACGGGCGGTTGTACAAGGGGCGCACCGGGGTGGCCGCGCTGGCCCTGAAGGCCGGGGTGCCCGTGGTGCCGTGCGCGATGATCGGGACGTTCGAGGCGCAGCCGACCGGGCGGCGGCTGCCCCGGGCGATGCGGGTCACGGTCCGTTTCGGGCCGCCGCTGGACTTCTCGCGCTACGTGGGTCTGCTGGACGAGCGCACCGCGCTGCGGGCCGTCACCGACGAGATCATGTACGCCATCCTCACGCTCTCCGGTCAGGAGTACGTGGACCTGTATGCCACGGAGGCCAAGGCCGCGGCGCAGGCCGAGACGCGGGCGCGCGGGCGGCGGGGGCACGGCGCCGGCAGCTGAGCCGCCGGGCCCGCGGCGGCGGGAGCGCACCGCCAACTGGTGCTCGGCGCCTGGGAATGCGGGGTGCTCCGCGACGAACCGGCCGTGGTGGCACGGGCGTTCGGGGGTCTCCTGTCGGCCGACGGCCGCTTCGCGGGGTGGTTCGGACGTATCGTCTTCGCAGTGCCGGTCCGTCGGACGGACTCCCCCAACAGGGCTGCGTTCGCCGCGGTGTTCCCGGCCTGACGACGAGGTTCCGCGTGGTGCGGTGCGAAGAGAGAGTGCGGACACAAACGGTGAGCGAACACGAGACCGAGTACGAGACCTACAGCAAGTTGATCGGTCTGCTGGACGAGCGCGGGGCGCGCTACCGGATCTACGAGCACCCCGCTGAGGGGGCCACGGAGGCCGTCAGCGCGCTGCGCGGGAACGCCGTCGAGCAGGCCGCGAAGTGCATCGTGGTGATGGTGAAGCTGGACAAGAAGACCAAGCGGTACGTACTGGCGGTGGTGCCGGGCGACCGGCGGGTGGATCTGGGCGCGGTGAAGGCGCTGTTGGGCGGCTCGTACGCGGGGTTCGCCAACACGGAGGTCGCGGAGCGGCTGGCCCGGAGCGTCTCGGGGACGATCCTGCCGTTCTCCTTCGACGAGGAGCTGACCCTGATCGTCGACCCGGCGCTGTTGGCGCAGCCGGAGATCTACTTCAACGCGGCGCGGCTGGACCGTTCGCTGGCGCTCGCGACCGAGGACTACACGGCGATCGCGGAGCCGCGGGTCGAGCCGATCGCGGGCTGAGCGGGCGCCGGGAAAGGGGCCGGGGGCGGCCGGGAATTCCCTCTCCCGACCGCCCCCGGTGGTGGATCAGCCGGCGGCCTTGGCGGTCGGCTTCTCCGGGACGGGCGTGGCGTGCGGCGCGCAGGTGACGTCCTTGGGGTCCGTGGTCCCCTTCAGGAAGTACGCGTCGACCCGGTTGTTGATGCACGGGTTGACCAGGCCGGTCACGCCGTGCGAACCGGCGTCCCGCTCGGTGATCAGGCGGGAGCCCGCGAGCCGCTTGTGCAGCTCGACAGCGCCGTCGTACGGGGTCGCCGCGTCACGGGTGCTCTGCACGATCAGCACCGGCGGCAGGCCCTTGCCGGTCTTGACCTCGACCGGGGTCTGCTGCTTGACCGGCCAGGTGGCGCAGGGCAGGTTCATCCAGGCGTTGGACCAGGTCATGAACGGTGCCTGCCGGTTGACGCGGGTGTTGTCACGGTCCCACGTGCGCCAGTCGGTAGGCCACTTGACGTCGGTGCACTCGACGGCGGTGTAGACGGCGTTGCTGTTCTCGGCCTTGATGTTGCCGGCCTTGTCGTCGGGGTGCGAACCGGCCGCGTCGATCAGCGGCTTGGCGTTGCCGGCCGCGTACGCGCTCCAGACCCCGGCGACCTGGGCCCACGAGTCGTCGTAGTACGGGGCGTTCTGGAAGAAGCCGGTGAGCTCGGCCGGGCCGACCACGCCGCCGATGGGGTTCTTCTTGGCGGTGACGCGCAGCTTCTCCCAGGCGGCCTGGACCTTCTGCGGGGTGTCGCCGATGTGGTACGTGGCGTCGTTCTTGGCGACCCACTTCTTCCAGTCGCCCCAACGGGTCTCGAAGGCGATGTCCTGGTCGAGGTTGGCCTGGTACCAGATCTTCTCGCGCGAGGGATTGACCACGCTGTCGACGAGCATCCGGCGGACGTGGTCCGGGAAGAGCGAGGCGTACACGGCACCCAGGTAGGTGCCGTAGGAGACGCCCAGGTAGTTGAGCTTCTTCTCGCCGAGCGCGGCGCGGACCACGTCCAGGTCGCGCGCGGTGTTCGCAGTGGTCATCTGCGACAGCATCGCGCGGCCGGTGCGCTCCAGGCAGCCCTGGGCGTAGGCGTGGGCGAGCTTGCGCTGGGCGCGCTTGTCGGCCTCGCTGTCCGGCACCGGGTCGGCCTTGGGCGCCTTGGTGAACGCCTGCGGGTCCTGGCAGGAGATCGGCGCGGAGTGGCCCACGCCCCGCGGGTCGAAGCCCACGAAGTCGTATGCCTGGGCGGTCTTGGCCCACAGCGGGTTCTTGGTGGTGACTCGGCTCGGGAAGCGCATGCCCGAACCGCCGGGCCCGCCGGGGTTGTAGACGAGCGCACCCTGGCGCTGCTGCGGGCCGCCGGTGGCGACGGCCCGGTCGACGGCGATCTTGATGGTCCGGCCGTCGGGCTTGGCGTAGTCGAGCGGGACGGTGACAAAGCCGCACTGGATCGGGGCCTTCAGCCCCCAGTCGGCGGGACAGTCCTGCCATGCGATGCCTGCCTTGGCGGCACGGGCCGCGGCCAGCGCGACACCGCGCGCCTCGGCCGTGCCGCCCGTCCGCCGCTCGCCGGCGGTGGCGGGTGTGGCTATCGCGCCGGCGAGGAGCGCACCGGTCACCAAGGTGCCGGCGGCGCCGAGCGCTACTGTTCGTCTCACGTGGTTGATCCCCCAGCTTGGAGCGCCACTTGTGGTGGCGGTGATCGCAGAGCTACAGGGTGATCCTGTCGTGTACGGACCACACTTGAACAGATTTGGCCACAATTTCTTTACCAAGCCGTAGGAAACGGGGGGTTGCGCAGCGTGCGCGCCGGTGGCCGGACGCGCCGGGCGCCGGTGCCGCACCCGGCGTGCGCCGTCGGCGGTCCGGTGCTGGCCGGCGGGCGCACGCCGGCCGTCGGGGAGTGGGCGGGACGGGCGCCGGCGGCGGCCGGCGGGCCGCGGGTCAACAGAGCGCCGACAACGGGCCGAGGAGAGGCGAGAACAGGTCAATTGGCCCCGCCGTTCTGCATATGCCGGTGCGGGCGGCACCGCCTTCAGTAACCTTCCGTGCAGGCTCTCCCACACACCGCCACGTGGGAGAGCCTCCGTGTTGTGCCCGTGTGCTGCGTGGTGCAACGTGCTCGCCGGAGGGAGTCGTCAGGTGCCCGGAATCGACCAGGTGTTGGCCCGCGCGATGGGGATACCCGGAGTCCTCGGGGCCGGACTGACCGACTGGACCAGCGGTCTGACCCTGGGGACGGCCGGGCGGGCCCCGCACGGCGATCACGACGCGGCCGCCGCGGACACCGCCGAAGTGGTCCAAGCGGTGACCCGGAACGCCACGTTCGACACCGCGGGCGGGGACGGGGAACCGCTGGAGGACCTGATCATCACGGCAGGGAACAGCTACCACCTGATCCGCCTGGTGCCCACCGCCTTCGACAGCCAGACCTGCCTCCACCTGTGGCTGGACCGGACCCGGGCCAATCTCGCCATCGCCCGACTACGGCTGCGCGACTTGGCCGCGGAGCTGGCGACGGACTGACGATCCGTCATGGACTGGACGTCCCCCTCCCGTTCGGGCCGCGGCGCCGGTGACGACCGCCGGCCCGGCCCGCTCGACCGGTACGCCGCCGAGCGCGCCACCGGCGCCCTCCGCGGCCCGGCCGGTTGCGTCTACCTCCACCGGGGCGCGGTCTACTGCGTCGAGTGCCCGACGGCCCCCGGCGTCGGGGCCCGGCTCGCCACCGCCGGCCGCCTGCCCCCGGAATGCTGGCGGCACGCGGAGAGCGCGGCCGGAGCGCACCACCGCGGTGGTCAGTTCCTCCTCCAACAGGGCTGGTTGACCCGCGGCGAACTGGAGGTCTGCCAGCTGTCGGCACTGCTGGACGCGGCCTGCTTCGTACTGGCGCAGGAGGCCGGCGCCACCTCCTTCGTGCGGGGGGACGCACACTGGCTGGGCGTGATCCGCCCGGTCGACGCCGCCGCGCTGCTGGCGGCGGTGGCCCGCCGGCAGGCGCAGCTCGACCGGTTGGACGCGTGGGCGGCGGCCGACGGCGCGCCGGTCGTCCCGATCCCCCCGGAGCACCCCGGGCGCCCGGACCGCCCGCCGCTCACCGGTCGGCAGCGGTGGCTGCTCGCGCACGCCGACGGCGAGCGCACCCCCGGTGAACTCGCCCATGCGCTCGGCCACTCGGCGTTCCTGACCCTGTTGGAGGTGCGGCGGCTGGCCGCGGCCGGACGGGTGCGGCTGCCCCCGTCGGCGGCGCTGCCGCGGCGGCGCCCCGGGGCCGTTCCGCACCAGCGGCGCGCGCGGGACACCGCGGCGGACGCACCGGTGTGGCACCTGCCGGACCCGGGCGCCCTGGAGACCACCGATCCGGACGTCGCCCTCCTCGTCCGTCTGCGTACCGCACTGGAGGAAAACCTGTGAACCCCTGTGAATCCCGGCCATGAGGCACGTGTTCGGAATGCGTGCCAGGAGAAGGAGCGTCAGAAGACCGATGACGAGCGAGACCGAGGCGATCGCCTCCGGGATCCGGGACGAATTGCGCGCACTGCGCGATCACATACGACATCTGCACGGCGGAATGGTGGCGAGTGCGGACGGCATGGTGATCGCCCATGATCTGCCGGACATCGAGCCCGACGGCCTGGCCGCGCTCACCGCGGCCGCGATCGGCGTCGCCAAGCGCCTGACCGACGCCACCGGGCAGGGCGGCTTCGAGGAATCCCTCACCCGGGGCAGCCGCGGCTACATCGCGGCTTACGCGGCCGGCAACCGCGCGGTGCTCACGGCCGTGGCGGGCCCGGAAACCAACGTCGGCCGGCTCCACCTACAGGCCCGGCGTACCGCCGCGCGTATCGCGACCCTGCTCGACGCGCCGCCGGGCAGCTCCGCCGACCAGCGTGCGGCGATCGCCGATTGACCCTCACGCCCGCCGAACCGACCGCTGCCGACGGCTCGTTGCCGTCCGCCGGTCGCCGAGTGCCGGTGGCACGCCCCACTCGCGGCCGTCGGCTGAAGACCACATTCCACCACGACGACAATCCAGCGAAACCACCGAACGGAAAGGCCCGACCCCTCATGACGCAGATGGAAACCGCGCTCGGCGAAGCGATGTCGACGATCGAAGGCGCGATAGGCGTCGCCCTGGTCGACTACACCAGCGGAATGGCGCTGGCCACCCTGGGCGATCCGCAGACCTTCGACCTCAATGTGGCGGCGGCCGGGAACACCGATGTGGTGCGCGCCAAGCTGCGCACGATGGAAATGCTGGAACTCCAGGGCTCCATCGAGGACATGCTGATCACCCTGACCTCGCAGTACCACATCATCCGGCCGGTGACGGGCAAGAACGGCAGCGGTCTCTTCCTGTATCTGGTACTGGACCGCAAGCGCGCCAACCTCGCGCTGGCGCGCCACCGCCTCGCCCGCCTGGAGTCCGATCTGGAGGTGTGAGCCTCCTCAGCCGGCCGCGGCCCGGTCGAGCAGCCGCCGCAGCGACAGGCCGTCCGGGGCGACCACGGTGGCCAGCGCGGCGGGCCCGGCGAGCGGGGCAAGGACGCCCTGGGCCGCGCCGTCGCCGGCCGCCCCGCCGAGCAGCCGTACCTCGGCCGGCATGTCGGTGAACTCCGGTCCGGCGAGGAGGAATTGGCCCACGGCGCGGTGGCCGCCGAGGACCGCCGAGGTGTCCCAGCCGGGGGCGCCGGGCCCATAGGCGGTCTCCTGGTCGAGGAGCACCCGACCGGCCTGACGGATCATCAGGCGACTGCGCAGCGCGCCGGTGTGCTCGCCGCTGCGGCCCAGGATCTGTTCCTCGCGGAACACCAGTCGGGCGGTCGGGGCGAGGTCGATCGTGGTGGTCATCCGCAGGTCGCTGCCCTCGGCGGAGATCAGCGGCTCCGGCAGCCATTCCAGCCGGGCGCCGTCGCCCACCGTCAGGTGGACGTCGTAGGTGGCGAGCTCGCCGGTGCGGCCGGGCAGGGCGACGGTCGCCGCTGCCGCGGTGATCCGCAGGGAGGTGCCGGCCTCGGCGGTGGCCTCGATCCGCAGCCGGTCGCCGCCGAGGGGCGCGCTCATGGCGCCGACCAGGCAGACCCGGGCCTGGTCGGCGTGCGACTGGACGCGGCGCAGCGCGAACGGGCCACCGCCCTCCAGCACCGGCAGCCGGCTCGTACCTCCCCCACTCTCGGCTTCGCTCGAGCGGGGGGTGCCCCCATCGTCCAGCCGGGCGACGATGCGGGCGGTGGCCCGCAGGCCGACCGCCGGGGCGGCGGGGGCCTGCGGTGCGGCGGGGCGGGGAAGGGTGCGGGTCATGCGGTGGCCGTGGTCCAGTGCGCCAGCTGTGCCCGGACCCAGTCGGCGACGGGCTTGACGCCGTCGGGCTGCTTCAGGGCCGTGAAGGCGACCGGGAGTTCGCCGCGCTGCGCCTTGGCGTCACGGGCCATGCCGTCGAGATCCACACCCACATAGGGGGCGAGGTCGGTCTTGTTGACGACCAGCAGGTCGGCGGTGGTCACGCCCGGCCCGCCCTTGCGCGGGATGTCGTCGCCACCGGCGGTGTCGATCACGAAGATCTGCGCGTCGACCAGGCCCTTGGAGAACGTCGCGGTCAGGTTGTCACCACCGGACTCCACCAGCACCAGATCCAGCGGACCCACGCTGTCCTCCAGATCCTCCACGGCCTCCAGGTTGGCGGAGATGTCGTCACGGATTGCGGTGTGCGGGCAGGCCCCGGTCTCCACCGCCACGATCCGCTCGGTCGGCAACACCGCCTCACGACGCAGGAACTCGGCATCCTCCCGGGTGTAGATGTCGTTGGTGACGACGGCGATCGAGAACTCCTCGCGCAACACCCGGCACAAGGCGGCCACGGTCGCGGTCTTGCCCGTACCGACCGGACCGCCCAGGCCGATCCGCAACGCACGCCGCGTCCCGTCGCCGCGCACGGGAGCAGCCGCACTGTAGGTGTGCCGCTCGGGAAAGCCGTCCTGATGATCGAGGTGCATGGTGACTCCGGTGGTTCGTACGGCCGCGGGGTGCGCGGCACGGTGGGCGGGCGGAAGGTCAGGACGCGAAGAGCCTTACCGGCCAGGCGGCGTGCGCTTCCGCGGCGATGTCGAGCAGCGGCGCGGAGGCGGCGGGCAGCGCACCGAGACCTTCGGTGACGGCGCGGTGCGCGGCTTCGGTGCCCGCTTCCGCGACCTGTTCGAGGTCGTCGGTGAGGCGGGCGAGGACGGCGGTGGCGTCGAACGGGTCCAGGCTCAGCAGCCGGACCACGGCGGTGGCCGGGCCGCTGATGTTCTCGTAGGCGACGGCGTGCGCGGCGTCCAGCGGGGTCAGCCCGGCGGACCGGGCGGCCAGGCCGAGGACGACGGGCTGGTGGGCACCGCGCGGGCGGGCCGCGGCCAGCGCGTCGAGCTCGGCGCTCGGCCAGGTGGCGCGGGCCGCCCGCATCATCTGACGGCCGAGCCGGCGGGCGACCTGGCGCAGCGCCGGGACCGGTGTGCGGGCGTCCGCGGCGTCGTCCAGGAGGAGCGGGTCCAGGCCGGCCGCGGCCGCGGCGGCGAGGCCCGCCGCGACCAGCCCCGCGGTGTGCAGCCGCCCCCGGCAGAAGGTCTCCAGGGTGGCGGCGTCCTTGATGTGCCCCGCGGCGACGGCCGGTTCGGCGCCGCCCGAGTGGGCGTGCCCTCCGGCGGGGAACCGGCCGTCGGCGAGGACGAGCAGCGCAGCGCGGCTCATGCCGACACTCCCCCAGCCTCCGACCGGGGGTACCCCCACGCTTCGCTCGGCTTCGCATTCGCTCAGCGCGCACCTTTGAATGATTCGCTCGCTACGCTCGCTCATCGTTGGTGCTCCGGATCTTTCATTGACGGTACGTCAGAAGAGGAAGTACCGCTGGGCCATGGGGAGTTCGGCGGCGGGGGCGGGTTCGACCACCTCGCCGTCGATGGTCACCGTGAAGGTGTCGGGGTCGACATGGACGCGCGGCAGGGCGTCGTTGTTGCGCATGTCGGCCTTCTTGACACCGCGGGTGGAGCGGATGGCCTCGAAGGACTTCGCCAGCGGGAGGCGCTCGGGGAGGTTGTCCTCCAGGGCCTGCTGGGAGACGAAGTTGACCGAGTTGCTGCCCGGGGCCTTGCCGAAGGCGCCGAACATCGGGCGGGGCAGCACCGGCTGCGGGGTGGGGATGGACGCGTTGGCGTCCCCCATCTGCGCGTAGGCGATCTGGCCGCCCTTGATGACCAGCTGCGGCTTGACGCCGAAGAACGCCGGGTCCCACAGGACGAGGTCGGCGAGCTTGCCGCTCTCGACCGAGCCGACGAGGTGGTCGATGCCTTGGGCGATGGCCGCGTTGATGGTGTACTTCGCGACGTAGCGCCGGGCGCGGTGGTTGTCCGCGTGGCCGTCGCCGGGCAGCGCGCCCCGGCGACGCTTCATGACGTGCGCGGTCTGCCAGGTCCGCATCACGACCTCGCCGATCCGGCCCATGGCCTGGGCGTCGGAGGACATGATCGAGATGGCGCCGAGGTCGTGCAGGATGTCCTCGGCGGCGATGGTGGAGGGCCGGATCCGGGACTCGGCGAAGGCCAGGTCCTCCGGGACCGCGGGGTTGAGGTGGTGACAGACCATCAGCATGTCGAGGTGTTCCTCGACGGTGTTGACGGTGTGCGGCCGCGTGGGGTTGGTGGACGCGGGCAGCACGTTGGGTTCGGAGACCATCGCGATCATGTCGGGGGCGTGGCCGCCGCCGGCGCCCTCGACGTGGAACGCGTGGATGGAGCGGCCGGCGATGGCGGCGATGGTGTCGCCGAGGAATCCGGCCTCGTTCAGGGTGTCGGTGTGGATCGCGAGCTGGGCGCCGCTCTCCTCACACACCGTCAGACAGGCGTCGAGGACGGCGGGGGTGGCGCCCCAGTCCTCGTGGATCTTGAAGCCGAGGATGCCGGCACGCAGCTGGTCGCGCATCGACGGCAGGGACATGGTGTTGCCCTTGCCGAGCAGGCCGACGTTGACCGGCAGGTTGTCCATCGACTCGAAGAGTCGGGCGATGTGCCAGGCACCGGGGGTGATGGTGGTGGCCTTGCTGCCCTCGGCGGGGCCGGTGCCGCCGCCGATCATGGTGGTGATGCCCGCGGCCAGCGCCTCGTCCGCCTGCTGGGGGCAGATGAAGTGGACGTGGGTGTCGATGCCGCCGGCGGTGAGGATCTTGCCGTTGCCGGCGATGACCTCGGTCTCCGGGCCGATCACCAGGTCGGGGTGGACGCCGTCCATGGTGTCGGGGTTGCCGGCCTTGCCCAGCGCGACGATCCGGCCGTCGCGGATGCCGACGTCGGTCTTGACGATGCCCCAGTGGTCGAGCACCACGGCACCGGTGATCACGGTGTCCGGCGCGCCCTCGGCGCGGGTGACACGGGACTGGCCCATCGACTCGCGGATCACCTTGCCGCCGCCGAAGACCGCCTCGTCGCCGGCCCGGCCGGGGCCGCCGGAGCGGTCCTCGGAGATCTCGATGACCAGGTCGGTGTCGGCGAGCCGGATCCGGTCGCCGACCGTCGGGCCGAACAGGTCGGCGTATTCCTGGCGGGTCAGTTCAGGCACCTTCGACTCCGTTCTCCCCGAGAATCCGACCGGGGGCGTCCCCGTCTCCACCCGCTCGGCCGCGGTGCAGGTCGTTCCACGGCTGCGGCCCGGCGGCCTCCCGCCGGTCGCCCGCGTCGAGCGGCCCTCCGGTCTGCCCGCGCAGCCCCGCGACGATCCGCTTGCCCCCGATGGGGACCAGCTCGACCTCGGTGGGAATGCCGGGCTCGAAGCGCACGGCGGAGCCGGCCGCGACGTTCAGCCGCTTGCCGTGCGCGGCCGCGCGGTCGAAGTCGAGGCCGGGGTTGGCCTCGGCGAAGTGGTAGTGGGAACCGACCTGCACAGGGCGGTCGGCGGAGTTGAGGACGGTCATGCGCGTGAGGGGGAGGCCATCGTTGAGGCGCACCGGCTCGTCGGCGTAGAGGATCTGTCCCGGGATCATTTTCTGCTCTCCCGCGGTCAGTTGATGGGTTCGTGAACGGTGACGAGCTTGGTGCCGTCGGGGAAGGTGGCCTCGACCTGGACGTCGTGGATCATCTCCGGGACGCCTTCCATGACGTCGTCGCGCGTGAGCACCTTGCGCCCGGAGGACATGAGCTCGGCGACCGTACGGCCGTCCCGCGCCCCTTCGAGGATGTGCACCGTCAACAGGGCGATGGCTTCCGGGTGGTTGAGCTTCACACCCCGGGACCGCCGCTTTTCAGCCACGTCTGCCGCCACATGAATCAACAACCGTTCCTGCTCATGCGGGGTCAGTTGCATACGTTCCACCTCACAGGTTTTCACCCGGGCGCATTTGCCCAGGCCACAGGCGTGAGCACACCTGCGCAGTTAGATGTACCACACAATGTTTAAAGGCGGAGCAAACCGGCTTTCAGTAATTGACCATCAACTTCCTCATGGCGGAAGCCTAGTTAGGCGAGATTTCGACGGTGTTACAGCGGACGTCGCATGGCACGACCCGCGTCACGCCTGGCGTAACACACCGGAAATCACCGCACGCCACCGACCGGCGACCCGCTTCACGGCGGCGACTTCCACGTCGGAGGCCGAGGGGTGCACGGAACCGGGGTGGCACATTCCACATCCCCAACCCCCTTCCGGAATACGGAAATCCGGCGGAAGCGCACATAACCATCCGGAAAAATCTCCACAAAGCCGGCACCCATTCCGATTCACGAACCCGCGCGTTCACTATCCGGTCTTGACAGGTTTCAAACGCGGTCGCAATCCTCATGTTCTTGTCAAGAATTCCGCTGCGCACCAACCCCCACAACAGCATCGGAGCCCCCCGTGATTCGCTCTTCCCGTATCCGCCGCGCGGCGCTCGCCGCCGGCACCTGCACCGCCGTCGCCGCCCTCCTGGGCACCGCGGCGGTCGCCCAGGCCACCTCCCCCCACGTCCAGGCCGCGCCGGACATCCCGGTGGCCGGCATCAAGGCACATCTGGACCAGCTCCAGTCCATAGCCGACGCCAACGGGGGCAACCGCGCCCACGGGCAGGCCGGCTACCAGGCGTCGATCGACTACATCAAGGGGAAGCTGGACGCGGCCGGCTTCACCACCACGGTCCAGGAGTTCGACAGCGGCGGCGCCAAGGGCTCCAACCTGATCGCGGACTGGCCCGGCGGCGCCGAGGACTCCACGGTGATGGCCGGCTCGCACCTGGACTCGGTCGAGGCGGGCCCGGGCATCAACGACAACGGCTCCGGCTCGGCCGGCATCCTGGAGGTCGCCCTCGCCGTCTCACGGGAGCACCTCAAGCCCACCAAGCACCTGCGGTTCGCCTGGTGGGGCGACGAGGAGGACGGCATGGTCGGCTCCCGCCACTACGTCGACGCCCTCGGCGCCGGCACCTCGAAGATCTCCGCCTACCTGAACTTCGACATGATCGGCTCGCCGAACCCGGGCTACTTCGTCTACGACGACGACGCCAAGCTGGAGAAGGTCTTCAAGGACTGGTTCGCCGCGAAGAACATCGCCACCG is a genomic window containing:
- a CDS encoding M28 family metallopeptidase, whose protein sequence is MIRSSRIRRAALAAGTCTAVAALLGTAAVAQATSPHVQAAPDIPVAGIKAHLDQLQSIADANGGNRAHGQAGYQASIDYIKGKLDAAGFTTTVQEFDSGGAKGSNLIADWPGGAEDSTVMAGSHLDSVEAGPGINDNGSGSAGILEVALAVSREHLKPTKHLRFAWWGDEEDGMVGSRHYVDALGAGTSKISAYLNFDMIGSPNPGYFVYDDDAKLEKVFKDWFAAKNIATERETEGDGRSDHAPFKDAGVPVGGLFSGADYIKTAAQAKAWGGTAGKAFDACYHRSCDTSKNIDDTALHNHTDAIANAIWQLSS